The window TTTCCGAAGTGGGCCAACACCCCGGCCAAGGAACGCGCCCGCCTGATGCGCAAGCTCGGTGAGCTGATCGACCAGAACGTGCCGCACCTGGCCGAGCTGGAAACCCTGGACACCGGCCTGCCGATCCACCAGACCAAGAACGTGCTGATCCCCCGTGCCTCGCACAACTTCGATTTCTTCGCCGAAGTCTGCACCCGCATGGACGGCCACACCTACCCGGTCGACGACCAGATGCTCAACTACACCCTGTACCAGCCGGTGGGTGTTTGTGGCCTGGTGTCGCCGTGGAACGTGCCGTTCATGACCGCCACCTGGAAGACCGCGCCGTGCCTGGCGCTGGGCAACACGGCGGTGCTGAAGATGTCCGAACTGTCGCCGCTGACCGCCAACGAGCTGGGTCGCCTGGCCGTCGAGGCCGGCATTCCCAACGGCGTGCTGAACGTGATCCAGGGCTACGGCGCGACCGCTGGCGACGCGCTGGTCCGTCACCCGGACGTGCGGGCGATCTCCTTCACCGGCGGTACCGCCACCGGCAAGAAGATCATGCAGACAGCGGGCCTCAAGAAGTACTCCATGGAGCTGGGCGGCAAGTCGCCGGTGCTGATCTTCGAAGACGCCGACCTGGAGCGTGCACTGGACGCCGCGCTGTTCACCATCTTCTCGCTCAACGGCGAACGTTGCACCGCCGGCAGCCGGATCTTCATCCAGGAAAGCGTCTACCCGCAATTCGTCGCCGAGTTCGCCGCGCGGGCCAAGCGCCTGATCGTCGGTGACCCGACCGATCCGAAGACCCAGGTCGGTTCGATGATCACCCAGCAGCACTACGACAAGGTCACCGGCTACATCCGCATCGGCCTCGAGGAAGGCGCCACCCTGCTCGCCGGTGGCCTGGAGCGTCCGGCCAACCTGCCGGCGCACCTGGCAAAAGGTCAGTTCATCCAGCCGACCGTGTTCGCCGACGTGAACAACAGCATGCGCATCGCCCAGGAAGAAATCTTCGGCCCGGTGGTCTGCCTGATCCCGTTCAAGGACGAAGCCGAAGCGCTCAAGCTGGCCAACGACACCGAGTACGGCCTGGCCTCCTACATCTGGACCCAGGACATCGGCAAGGCCCATCGCCTGGCCCGTGGCATCGAGGCCGGCATGGTGTTCATCAACAGCCAGAACGTGCGCGATCTGCGCCAGCCATT of the Pseudomonas vanderleydeniana genome contains:
- the hpaE gene encoding 5-carboxymethyl-2-hydroxymuconate semialdehyde dehydrogenase, with translation MIKHWINGREVESKDTFVNYNPATGEAIGEVASGGAEEVAQAVAAAKEAFPKWANTPAKERARLMRKLGELIDQNVPHLAELETLDTGLPIHQTKNVLIPRASHNFDFFAEVCTRMDGHTYPVDDQMLNYTLYQPVGVCGLVSPWNVPFMTATWKTAPCLALGNTAVLKMSELSPLTANELGRLAVEAGIPNGVLNVIQGYGATAGDALVRHPDVRAISFTGGTATGKKIMQTAGLKKYSMELGGKSPVLIFEDADLERALDAALFTIFSLNGERCTAGSRIFIQESVYPQFVAEFAARAKRLIVGDPTDPKTQVGSMITQQHYDKVTGYIRIGLEEGATLLAGGLERPANLPAHLAKGQFIQPTVFADVNNSMRIAQEEIFGPVVCLIPFKDEAEALKLANDTEYGLASYIWTQDIGKAHRLARGIEAGMVFINSQNVRDLRQPFGGVKGSGTGREGGQYSFEVFAEIKNVCISMGSHHIPRWGV